In uncultured Bacteroides sp., one genomic interval encodes:
- the guaB gene encoding IMP dehydrogenase: MSFIADKIVMDGLTYDDVLLIPSYSEVLPRNVDLSTKFSRNIELKIPFVTAAMDTVTEAKMAIAIAREGGIGVIHKNMSIKAQAKQVAIVKRAENGMIYDPVTIKQGSTVRDALSLMAEYKIGGIPVVDDNKMLVGIVTNRDLRFEREMDKRIDEVMTKENLITTNQSTDLEAAAQILQLHKIEKLPVVDKDGKLVGLVTYKDITKAKDKPMACKDSKGRLRVAAGVGVTADTFVRMQALVEAGADAIVIDTAHGHSKGVIDILREAKKRFTSIDIVVGNIATAEAALALVEAGADGVKVGIGPGSICTTRVVAGVGVPQLSAVYDVAKALKNTGIPLIADGGLRYSGDVVKALAAGGCSVMIGSLVAGVEESPGETIIFNGRKFKSYRGMGSLEAMENGSKDRYFQSGETDVKKLVPEGIAARVPYKGTLFEVIYQLCGGLRSGMGYCGAENIDTLHNAKFTRVTSAGVLESHPHDVTITSEAPNYSRPE; the protein is encoded by the coding sequence ATGTCATTTATTGCAGATAAAATTGTCATGGATGGATTAACGTACGACGATGTACTTTTAATCCCTTCATATTCTGAGGTATTACCCCGTAACGTCGATCTCTCGACAAAGTTCTCACGAAACATTGAATTAAAAATTCCTTTTGTAACTGCAGCAATGGATACTGTAACCGAAGCAAAAATGGCTATTGCTATTGCTCGTGAAGGTGGTATCGGTGTTATTCACAAAAACATGTCAATCAAGGCTCAGGCTAAGCAAGTTGCCATTGTGAAACGTGCAGAGAATGGAATGATTTATGATCCTGTAACTATAAAGCAAGGTTCAACTGTACGTGATGCTTTGTCTTTAATGGCTGAATATAAAATCGGGGGTATTCCGGTTGTTGACGACAACAAGATGTTAGTAGGTATTGTTACGAACCGTGATTTGCGTTTTGAGCGTGAAATGGATAAGCGCATTGACGAGGTTATGACAAAAGAAAACTTAATCACTACCAATCAATCAACCGACCTTGAAGCTGCTGCTCAGATTCTTCAGCTACATAAAATCGAAAAATTACCAGTTGTAGACAAAGATGGTAAATTAGTAGGTCTGGTTACATATAAAGATATTACTAAGGCTAAAGATAAGCCAATGGCATGTAAGGATTCAAAAGGAAGACTTCGTGTTGCTGCAGGTGTAGGCGTAACAGCTGATACATTTGTTCGTATGCAGGCATTGGTTGAAGCCGGAGCTGACGCTATTGTTATTGATACAGCTCATGGTCACTCAAAGGGGGTAATTGATATTTTGAGAGAAGCTAAAAAACGCTTTACCAGTATTGATATTGTTGTTGGTAATATTGCTACTGCCGAAGCTGCATTGGCACTTGTTGAAGCAGGAGCCGACGGCGTAAAAGTAGGTATTGGCCCAGGTTCAATTTGCACAACCCGTGTTGTTGCCGGTGTTGGCGTTCCTCAGCTATCTGCTGTTTATGATGTAGCAAAAGCATTAAAGAATACAGGAATTCCTTTGATTGCCGATGGTGGTTTAAGATATTCAGGAGATGTTGTAAAAGCGTTAGCTGCCGGAGGTTGTTCTGTAATGATCGGCTCGTTAGTAGCAGGTGTTGAAGAAAGCCCGGGTGAAACAATTATCTTCAACGGAAGAAAATTCAAATCATATCGTGGTATGGGTTCTCTTGAAGCAATGGAAAATGGTTCAAAAGACCGTTATTTCCAGTCTGGAGAAACAGATGTGAAGAAACTAGTTCCAGAAGGTATTGCTGCTCGTGTGCCATATAAAGGAACACTTTTCGAAGTAATTTATCAGCTATGCGGCGGACTTCGTTCGGGTATGGGATATTGTGGAGCTGAAAATATAGATACACTTCACAATGCTAAGTTTACTCGTGTAACAAGTGCAGGTGTACTGGAAAGTCATCCACATGATGTTACAATTACAAGTGAGGCGCCAAATTATAGCCGTCCTGAATAA
- the recQ gene encoding DNA helicase RecQ, which yields MAEKNNLTEQLKAYFGFDKFKGNQEAIIRNVLAGNDTFVLMPTGGGKSLCYQLPSLVMEGTAVVISPLIALMKNQVDAMRNFSEEDGIAHFINSSLNKAAIDQVKSDILSGKTKLLYVAPESLTKEENVEFLKNIKISFYAVDEAHCISEWGHDFRPEYRRIRPIINEIGKAPLIALTATATPKVQHDIQKNLGMIDAQVYKSSFNRPNLYYEVRSKTNSIDKEIIKFIKANNGKSGIIYCLSRKKVEELAQILQANGINARAYHAGMDSSTRTENQDDFLMEKIDVIVATIAFGMGIDKPDVRFVIHYDIPKSLEGYYQETGRAGRDGGEGQCITFYTNKDLQKLEKFMQGKPVAEQEIGKQLLLETAAYAESSVCRRKSLLHYFGEEYTEENCGNCDNCLNPKKQVEAQDSLCAVIETIMAVKENFKADYIIDVLQGRETSEVQAHLHEDLEVFGSGMGEEDKTWNAVIRQALIAGYLSKDVENYGLLKVTDAGRKFLKHPKSFKITEDNDFEEVEEETPMRGGASCAVDPALYSMLKDLRKKLSKKLDVPPYVIFQDPSLEAMATIYPVTLDELQNIPGVGAGKAKRYGQEFCVLIKKHCDENEIDRPEDLRVRTVANKSKLKVSIIQSIDRKVALDDIALSKGIEFSDLLDEIEAIVYSGTKLNIDYFLHEIMDEDHLQDIYDYFKESETDKIDEAVEELGGDYSEDEIRLVRIKFISEMAN from the coding sequence ATGGCAGAGAAGAATAATTTAACGGAACAACTAAAAGCGTACTTTGGATTCGATAAATTCAAAGGCAATCAAGAGGCGATTATTAGAAATGTATTGGCCGGCAATGATACGTTTGTACTTATGCCCACAGGTGGAGGTAAGTCGCTTTGTTATCAGTTACCTTCTTTAGTAATGGAAGGAACGGCTGTCGTTATATCTCCTTTAATTGCCTTGATGAAAAACCAGGTAGATGCCATGCGTAACTTTAGTGAAGAAGATGGGATAGCCCATTTTATCAATTCTTCATTGAACAAAGCTGCCATCGATCAGGTTAAATCTGATATTCTTTCCGGGAAGACGAAGTTGCTTTATGTGGCTCCGGAATCTTTAACGAAAGAAGAAAACGTAGAGTTCCTGAAAAATATTAAGATCTCCTTTTATGCTGTTGACGAAGCTCATTGTATTTCAGAGTGGGGGCACGATTTTCGTCCAGAATATAGACGGATTCGTCCTATCATTAATGAAATAGGAAAAGCTCCTCTTATTGCTTTAACAGCAACGGCAACTCCGAAGGTTCAGCATGATATTCAGAAAAATTTAGGGATGATTGATGCGCAAGTCTATAAGTCTTCATTTAATCGCCCCAATCTTTACTATGAGGTACGTTCTAAAACAAATAGTATAGATAAAGAAATTATTAAGTTTATTAAAGCAAATAACGGAAAATCGGGGATTATTTATTGCTTAAGCAGAAAGAAAGTTGAGGAGCTGGCTCAAATATTGCAGGCAAATGGAATTAATGCGCGTGCATATCATGCCGGCATGGATTCGTCAACAAGAACCGAGAATCAAGATGATTTCTTAATGGAAAAAATTGACGTGATAGTTGCGACTATTGCGTTTGGTATGGGAATTGATAAACCTGATGTTCGTTTTGTAATTCATTACGATATCCCAAAAAGTCTGGAAGGCTACTATCAGGAAACTGGTCGTGCAGGACGTGATGGCGGAGAAGGTCAGTGTATTACATTCTATACCAATAAAGACTTGCAGAAACTCGAAAAATTTATGCAAGGTAAACCTGTGGCAGAACAGGAAATAGGCAAGCAGCTTCTGCTCGAAACCGCTGCGTACGCCGAATCTTCCGTATGCCGTAGAAAGTCTTTGTTACATTACTTTGGCGAAGAATATACGGAAGAAAATTGTGGTAATTGTGACAATTGTTTAAACCCTAAGAAACAAGTGGAAGCTCAGGATTCATTATGTGCGGTGATAGAAACTATCATGGCAGTAAAAGAAAACTTTAAAGCAGACTATATTATCGATGTATTACAAGGAAGAGAAACTTCCGAAGTACAAGCTCATCTGCACGAAGACTTAGAGGTCTTTGGGTCAGGAATGGGTGAAGAAGATAAAACATGGAATGCTGTTATTCGACAGGCTTTAATAGCTGGATATTTAAGTAAAGATGTCGAAAATTATGGACTATTAAAAGTAACGGATGCAGGACGCAAATTCCTGAAACATCCGAAATCATTTAAAATAACAGAGGATAATGACTTTGAAGAGGTAGAAGAAGAAACTCCTATGAGGGGAGGCGCTTCGTGTGCGGTAGACCCTGCTCTTTATTCAATGCTGAAGGATTTGAGGAAGAAGCTTTCCAAAAAACTGGATGTTCCGCCTTATGTTATTTTCCAAGACCCGTCACTGGAGGCTATGGCAACAATTTATCCGGTTACACTGGATGAATTGCAGAATATACCAGGCGTGGGCGCAGGAAAAGCAAAACGTTATGGACAGGAATTCTGCGTGTTGATAAAGAAGCATTGTGATGAAAATGAGATTGATCGTCCGGAAGATTTGCGTGTTCGTACAGTTGCAAATAAGTCTAAACTGAAAGTCTCAATTATTCAGAGTATAGATAGAAAAGTAGCATTGGATGATATTGCCCTTTCTAAAGGGATTGAGTTCTCAGATCTGCTTGATGAAATAGAAGCTATTGTATATTCAGGAACAAAACTGAATATAGATTACTTCCTTCATGAGATCATGGATGAAGATCATTTACAAGATATTTATGACTACTTTAAAGAATCTGAAACCGATAAGATTGATGAGGCTGTTGAAGAACTTGGAGGTGATTATTCCGAAGACGAAATCCGTCTGGTGAGAATTAAGTTCATTTCTGAAATGGCAAACTAG
- the clpX gene encoding ATP-dependent Clp protease ATP-binding subunit ClpX: MEDSKPSKNKKKCSFCGRPESEVSFLITGMNGYICDSCATQAYEITQEAMGAGKQSGAGKPLNLKELPKPIDIKSFLDQYVIGQDDAKRYLSVSVYNHYKRLLQKDSGDDVEIEKSNIIMVGSTGTGKTLLARTIAKLLHVPFTIVDATVLTEAGYVGEDIESILTRLLQVADYNVSEAERGIVFIDEIDKIARKGDNPSITRDVSGEGVQQGLLKLLEGAVVNVPPQGGRKHPDQKMIPVNTKNILFICGGAFDGIEKKIAQRLNTHVVGYSASKATAVIDKKNMMQYIAPQDLKSFGLIPEIIGRLPVLTYLNPLDRTALRAILTEPKNSIIKQYVKLFEMDNIKLTFEEEVFDYIVDKAVEYKLGARGLRSIVETIITDVMFEIPSQGKTEYNVTLEYSKHQLEKANIARLQTA, from the coding sequence TTGGAAGATTCAAAACCATCAAAAAATAAAAAGAAATGTAGCTTTTGTGGACGTCCCGAAAGCGAAGTCTCTTTTCTGATTACGGGAATGAATGGTTACATCTGTGATAGTTGTGCCACTCAGGCTTACGAAATTACTCAGGAAGCAATGGGAGCTGGTAAACAATCGGGTGCCGGAAAACCATTAAACCTTAAAGAATTGCCAAAACCGATAGATATTAAGAGCTTTCTTGATCAATATGTAATTGGACAAGATGATGCTAAACGTTATCTTTCGGTTTCGGTTTATAATCACTATAAACGATTGCTGCAGAAAGACAGCGGAGATGATGTGGAAATAGAAAAGTCTAACATCATAATGGTTGGAAGTACTGGTACAGGCAAAACTCTTTTGGCAAGAACTATTGCTAAATTGCTGCATGTTCCATTTACAATTGTCGATGCTACAGTGTTGACAGAAGCCGGTTATGTTGGAGAAGATATTGAAAGCATTCTCACTCGCTTATTACAAGTTGCAGATTATAATGTATCTGAAGCTGAAAGGGGTATCGTGTTTATTGATGAAATAGACAAGATAGCTCGCAAGGGAGATAATCCTTCTATTACACGCGACGTAAGTGGTGAAGGTGTTCAGCAGGGATTACTGAAATTGTTGGAAGGTGCTGTTGTTAATGTTCCACCTCAGGGAGGACGTAAACATCCAGATCAGAAAATGATTCCGGTAAATACCAAAAATATTCTTTTCATCTGCGGCGGTGCATTCGACGGAATTGAAAAGAAAATTGCTCAGCGCTTGAATACACATGTAGTAGGATATAGTGCATCTAAGGCTACAGCTGTGATCGATAAGAAAAATATGATGCAGTATATTGCTCCTCAGGACTTGAAGTCTTTCGGACTTATCCCTGAGATTATTGGTCGTCTGCCGGTGCTTACTTATTTGAATCCACTGGACAGAACTGCTTTGCGTGCAATTCTAACAGAACCGAAGAATTCAATTATCAAGCAATATGTTAAGCTTTTCGAGATGGACAACATTAAGTTGACTTTCGAGGAAGAAGTCTTTGATTATATTGTAGATAAAGCTGTTGAATACAAGCTCGGTGCACGTGGATTGCGCTCTATTGTGGAGACAATAATTACGGATGTTATGTTTGAAATTCCGTCACAAGGCAAGACAGAATACAATGTAACGCTCGAATATTCAAAGCATCAGCTCGAAAAAGCAAATATCGCTCGCTTGCAAACAGCTTAA
- the clpP gene encoding ATP-dependent Clp endopeptidase proteolytic subunit ClpP yields the protein MDDFRKYATKHIGISSMVLDDVIKSQNGYLNPYILEERQLNVTQLDVFSRLMMDRIIFLGTQIDDYTANTLQAQLLYLDSVDPGKDISIYINSPGGSVHAGLGIYDTMQFISSDVATICTGMAASMAAVLLVAGADKKRSGLTHSRVMIHQPMGGVQGQASDIEITAREIQKMKKELYTIIADHSHTDFDKVWADSDRDYWMTAQEAKDYGMIDEVLMRKPATI from the coding sequence ATGGATGATTTCAGAAAATACGCAACCAAGCACATTGGTATAAGTAGTATGGTTTTGGATGATGTAATCAAATCACAGAACGGCTATTTGAATCCTTATATCCTGGAAGAAAGACAACTAAACGTAACACAACTCGATGTGTTCTCTCGTTTAATGATGGATCGTATCATCTTTCTTGGAACACAGATTGATGATTATACAGCAAATACGCTTCAGGCGCAGCTGCTTTATCTGGATTCAGTAGATCCGGGTAAGGATATCTCTATTTATATCAACTCTCCAGGCGGATCTGTGCATGCAGGTCTAGGAATTTACGATACAATGCAGTTTATTTCCAGTGATGTAGCAACTATCTGTACAGGTATGGCAGCATCAATGGCAGCTGTATTACTTGTTGCAGGTGCAGATAAAAAGCGCTCAGGACTGACACATTCCCGCGTAATGATTCATCAGCCAATGGGAGGTGTTCAGGGGCAGGCATCTGATATCGAAATTACAGCCCGCGAAATTCAGAAAATGAAAAAGGAACTCTATACTATTATAGCAGATCATTCTCATACAGATTTTGATAAAGTATGGGCCGATTCGGATCGTGACTACTGGATGACAGCTCAGGAAGCAAAAGATTACGGTATGATCGACGAAGTTCTTATGCGTAAACCTGCGACTATATAA
- the tig gene encoding trigger factor has translation MNVSLQNIDKVSALLTVKLEKADYQEQVDKSLKTFRQKANVPGFRPGMVPMGLVKKMYGKSVKAEEINKILSEKVYGYIKENQVNILGEPLPNEDKQPEIDFDTMDEFDFLFDIALAPEFKAELSDKDAVDYYTIDVTEEMVDQQVKSYTQRAGKYDKVDEYQDKDMLKGLIAELDEEGNTKEGGLQVEGAVLMPAYMKNDDQKAIFNGCKVNDVLVFNPNTAYEGHETEIASLLKIEKEAVANYTGNFSFQVEEVTRFVEAELSQEIFDQVYGEGVVKTEEEFRAKIKESIAEQFVADSDYKFLLDVRDFLMNKIGKLEFPDALLKRIMMLNHQDKGADFVEENYEKSIEELTWHLVKEQLVKDNEIKVEQEDIVNIAREATKAQFAQYGMLNVPEDLLNNYAQEMLKKKESVEGLVNRAVEAKLATALKAKTTLNNKTVSMEEFNKMFQ, from the coding sequence ATGAACGTTTCATTGCAAAACATTGACAAAGTAAGCGCGTTGCTTACTGTAAAGCTTGAAAAGGCTGATTACCAAGAACAAGTTGATAAATCGCTGAAGACTTTCCGTCAAAAAGCTAACGTTCCGGGTTTCCGTCCGGGAATGGTTCCAATGGGCCTTGTGAAGAAAATGTATGGAAAATCTGTTAAGGCTGAAGAAATCAATAAAATCCTTTCAGAAAAGGTATATGGATATATCAAAGAAAATCAAGTTAATATTTTGGGTGAACCTCTTCCAAACGAAGATAAACAACCAGAAATTGACTTCGATACAATGGATGAATTCGATTTCTTGTTCGATATTGCTTTGGCTCCTGAATTTAAAGCAGAACTTTCAGATAAAGATGCTGTTGATTACTATACTATCGATGTAACAGAAGAAATGGTTGATCAACAAGTTAAATCTTATACTCAACGTGCTGGTAAGTATGACAAAGTAGACGAGTATCAGGATAAAGACATGTTGAAAGGTCTGATTGCAGAACTTGACGAAGAAGGTAACACAAAAGAAGGCGGTCTTCAGGTAGAAGGCGCTGTTTTGATGCCTGCTTACATGAAGAACGATGATCAGAAAGCAATCTTCAACGGATGTAAAGTAAATGATGTATTGGTGTTCAATCCAAATACAGCTTACGAAGGTCACGAAACAGAAATCGCTTCTCTTCTTAAGATCGAAAAAGAAGCAGTTGCAAACTATACAGGCAACTTCAGCTTCCAGGTTGAAGAAGTTACTCGTTTTGTAGAAGCTGAACTTAGCCAGGAAATCTTTGATCAGGTTTATGGTGAAGGCGTAGTTAAAACTGAAGAAGAGTTCCGTGCAAAAATCAAAGAATCTATTGCAGAACAATTTGTTGCTGATAGCGATTATAAGTTCTTACTTGATGTTCGCGATTTCTTGATGAACAAAATTGGTAAATTAGAATTCCCAGATGCTTTGCTTAAACGTATCATGATGCTTAACCACCAGGATAAAGGTGCTGATTTCGTTGAAGAAAACTACGAAAAGAGCATTGAAGAATTAACATGGCACTTAGTCAAAGAACAACTAGTTAAGGATAACGAAATTAAAGTTGAACAAGAAGATATCGTAAACATTGCAAGAGAAGCTACTAAAGCTCAGTTTGCTCAATACGGAATGCTTAATGTTCCAGAAGATCTTTTGAATAACTACGCTCAGGAAATGTTGAAGAAGAAAGAAAGCGTTGAAGGCTTGGTTAACCGCGCCGTTGAAGCTAAACTTGCTACAGCATTGAAAGCTAAAACTACATTGAACAACAAAACTGTTTCAATGGAAGAATTCAACAAAATGTTCCAGTAA
- a CDS encoding RNA-binding protein, protein MNIYVGNLNYRVREADLQQIMEDYGTVTSVKVIMDRETGKSKGFGFIEMPNDAEATKAIAELNGAEFEGRALVVKEARPKF, encoded by the coding sequence ATGAACATTTACGTAGGAAACCTTAACTATAGAGTTAGGGAAGCAGATTTACAACAAATTATGGAAGATTACGGAACTGTAACTTCTGTAAAAGTAATTATGGACCGTGAAACTGGAAAATCAAAAGGCTTTGGTTTCATTGAAATGCCTAACGATGCAGAGGCAACAAAAGCTATTGCAGAACTTAACGGCGCAGAATTTGAAGGCCGCGCATTAGTTGTCAAAGAAGCAAGACCAAAATTCTAA
- a CDS encoding type II CAAX endopeptidase family protein yields MRRGTFENYSGFAKISLLALAFIFFTLFCLIILKLEMLFFPGMKEGNLLRLTLFTQDLIIFISTPLLTQFFLWKDSTKKSLQLRTPNLIILALGVMAMISISPIIDVLSTWNQGLQLPESLRSIEDWMINTEKTAEITTNTLLNTDSWGGFIMNILIIAIMAGIGEELMFRGVIQKILIGWTKNIHLGILYTAIIFSTIHFQFYGFVPRMILGMVLGYLYIWSKSLWVPVIAHAINNALTVTFTPNTFNKGNELVKIVSNNQNSIGYIITGIFVFTFCMWRIWKYYQIQSALSVLDE; encoded by the coding sequence ATGAGAAGAGGTACATTTGAAAATTACTCCGGATTCGCCAAGATCTCCTTACTGGCGCTTGCATTTATTTTTTTTACATTATTCTGCTTAATTATTTTAAAATTGGAAATGTTATTCTTTCCAGGAATGAAGGAAGGCAACCTTTTAAGGCTGACACTTTTTACTCAGGATTTAATAATATTTATTTCAACTCCTTTACTTACACAATTCTTTCTCTGGAAAGATTCCACAAAGAAGAGTTTACAACTAAGAACACCCAATCTTATCATCCTGGCTCTTGGAGTAATGGCTATGATTTCAATTAGCCCGATTATAGACGTACTAAGCACATGGAACCAGGGATTACAGCTGCCTGAATCTTTGAGGTCTATAGAAGACTGGATGATCAATACTGAAAAAACCGCCGAGATAACAACTAACACCCTGCTAAATACAGATAGCTGGGGAGGATTTATTATGAATATATTAATTATAGCCATAATGGCAGGCATCGGAGAGGAACTCATGTTCAGGGGGGTGATTCAGAAAATATTAATTGGTTGGACAAAAAACATCCATCTCGGCATATTATACACTGCCATCATATTCAGTACAATTCACTTTCAGTTTTATGGATTCGTGCCACGTATGATATTAGGTATGGTGCTGGGATACTTATATATATGGAGCAAAAGCCTTTGGGTTCCGGTAATTGCACATGCAATTAACAACGCATTAACCGTTACTTTTACTCCAAACACATTCAATAAAGGGAACGAACTGGTAAAAATCGTTTCTAACAATCAAAACAGCATAGGATACATCATTACAGGAATCTTTGTTTTCACATTTTGTATGTGGAGAATATGGAAGTACTATCAGATACAATCTGCACTCTCTGTTTTAGATGAATAA